From the genome of Candidatus Ruthia magnifica str. Cm (Calyptogena magnifica):
TTGAAAAATAATCTCTACTTGGGGCTTACAAAATATCAGATAGTACAATTTTTCCGTCTGATTTAATTCTCTTGAAAAGATATTCAGACAAATCAACCAAGGGATTAGCTAAGATATAAGCAATCAATAAATCAACTTGATTTAACTCGTCTTCTCTGTCACTGTATGATATAGTTATTTTAGATTCAACATGGTT
Proteins encoded in this window:
- a CDS encoding 50S ribosomal protein L11 methyltransferase produces the protein MQTNHVESKITISYSDREDELNQVDLLIAYILANPLVDLSEYLFKRIKSDGKIVLSDIL